The following proteins come from a genomic window of Gynuella sunshinyii YC6258:
- a CDS encoding GatB/YqeY domain-containing protein encodes MSLKERLQEEMKSAMRAKDKERLSTIRLMLAELKRVEVDERIELSDERILAILDKMQKQRRDSISQFEQAEREDLAAKERSELEVIAEFLPEPLGEAELNALIDAAIAEVGASSMADMGKVMALVKPKAQGRADMSEISKAVKGRLA; translated from the coding sequence ATGAGTCTTAAAGAAAGACTACAGGAAGAAATGAAGTCAGCCATGCGGGCGAAAGACAAAGAACGTCTTTCAACCATACGCCTGATGCTGGCTGAATTGAAACGCGTGGAAGTGGACGAAAGAATTGAGCTGTCAGATGAACGCATTTTGGCCATACTGGACAAAATGCAGAAACAGCGCCGCGACTCGATAAGCCAATTCGAGCAGGCGGAGCGCGAAGATCTGGCCGCTAAAGAAAGATCCGAACTGGAGGTGATCGCTGAATTCCTGCCCGAACCGTTGGGCGAGGCTGAACTCAATGCGCTGATAGATGCAGCCATTGCAGAAGTCGGTGCCAGTTCCATGGCTGATATGGGTAAAGTTATGGCACTGGTAAAACCAAAGGCTCAAGGTCGTGCAGACATGAGTGAAATCAGCAAGGCGGTGAAAGGCCGCCTTGCCTGA